The window TGCCAAGTTGCCCTGAAGGAATTTTCAAACGTTGTATGAATTACTTTAGAGAATAACTGAAGTACACACCCGAAATGTCTGTAAAACATTTGAGTTATATCTTTGGAACACCAGTGAGACTTAATGTTCTCAGATTCAAACAGAAACTCTGACTGGTTTCATGTACTTTTGTGCACAGTAAAGGTATTCATAACGGACCAGTCACCGATATATTTATTGGAACGTGTGTAACTCATGACTgagaaattagttttatattgaaAGACCAAAATATACTAATTAACCTATTCTATTGGCATGACAGTGACATCACTTATTCCAAATGTCCTAAAAGTGAAAATGATACAGGTCACGTTACAGAGGGTGTGGCACATAAGTTGCTTCATCACTTTTACTTTCAATGGGTCAGGTTGTCCACTCACGGAGTATGAGTGGATTGCGGTCAGTGGGTCAACGAGGACAACTGTCCATAGCTGTATCCCGTATAACCCACATTTTCTTTTGCAGGTTTAAATAGCCGAGAGCAACAGTTGTATGCCGTCAGTCGACGTCTGTCCGCTCACGGTCTTTCTACAGAGCTGTCTAAACATTCAACCAATTGGTTAACACTGTCTTGTATTTGTGCAAGTGATGTATTCGGTCAAAGTAACTGAGTATCTGATGTTCGCTTTCTGGACGATCCTGACGTTGGTTTCTTCACCCATCCATTCAGCAGGTAAGTGTAGTCAATGCAGACCTATGATGTTGTAACTTGTTTTTCATGAGTTGACATCAGGGGGCATCCATCGTTACACGTGCCTCAGAACAACGGTTTCTGTTATGAACTCGGTTTCGCGATTGGTTCAAGAAGCTTTGCTTTCATTTAGTATTTAATCAAAGTGAAATCCTCAGACATTGTTTCTGCTTTATTATTCATCAAGCGGGTGATTTgtggtttgaaaataaaaatatccaaatatctcgcaatgaaaacagaaaatatctCTGTTATTTATCACACCCacactaaatacaaaaaaatatccaGCACTAAATTTTGGAAAATGTACTATAATAACTCTATGGTTAATATTATAATGAACTAATAGAACAACTGTATGGTTAATACTATAATGATACTAATATAGCAGTTCTATGGATAATATTATAATGGTACTAATACAACAATTCTATAGTTAACATAATGACACTCGATCCCCGTCACAAGTGAATGATTATAATTGTCGTTACAGTTTTAAACGTTCATGAATGTTTGAACTAAAATCATGGTTGTGCAGAGAAATGTCTCAAAACAGTAACAAATTCACTATGAGAAtgtgtttctgtaatattttgcTGAGCCTAGTTTCTAAGGCTTACAACTGCTCCGTCAGCCACAAGAAAATACAGCTTTAAAATTGTtcgtgttattgtttgtaatcaATAAAAGGTACAGTAATGAAGAgagaatttaatttataaaagaatcTAGGAAAATGTTGCAGATATCAAAACGTTTTACCATTACTTTTCAATCAGAATCTCCAAAGATACGTTTATTATCCTGAGTAATAGGGTCCCATGTCTTACGTTTGTAGTGATAATAAAACCTCTGCATGAAGAGGTCGCGTTCGACCTGTCTGTAATTAcctatatttttacaatatattatttatgtatggGAAACCACCCTGTGACAAAGCAGTACGCTTACCAACTTCTAATACTAAAACTAAGGGTTCGAACCTTGCAGTGAGATCAAAGGCTTGTGTTTAATGTTTGGGATTATTTGATACAAATTATGAAATACAATCTAtggttaattaataatttaaagtggttgtaaagtatttaaagtttcgattgttataattttaagtcGATCTATTTCTATTTTCcaattcagttgcttaaatctttaGTACGGCAGATATACTAGCTCTGTTGTCGTCGCCTGAATGCATTCatatattaaatagtaataaaaaaatattcaatggtTTGTTGATACAATAAATTCCAAATGTACTGAACTAGTAACAGTTCCTGTTCAAAGTTAAATCTATTCAGTTTTAATGGTCAAAATGTTAACACGAAGGTATGAAGGAAGCGATACTCGAGTGTTTATGAGTAAACGTTAGAGAATCAGATTGGTGTATATTGGTGTATACACCAATCATCAGATGACGACAGTTTTGAAAACTAGATCTGATAGCCTCGTTTCCACGCAACCCCGGTTACGGGTTTGTTTTATTTGGGAACTGGAAGGAAGGTCTTAATTACGTGACCTCAGTGATAAACGAGAGACGTGACCTTTCTCTTGTTTCTTATTCTAATAAGGTTCATGTGAAAGTTAGAAGtatatagttttatgttacaaggtgttgtgatcttatatttttccctcatatttcataaaaatatctttttttttaattaacatcttttaaaatatttctacctGGAATATGTACTCTAACCAACTTATATTCTGAATATCAAAGTGCTAAATACATTTGCGTTGTGTGGATTTATGCAGAtgataaattatctttatataaactTGTTGCAATTTATATTTGTAGTAGCTTGTTACAAATCATATATATGTAAGCTTGCTACAagttatgtttatacaacatTGCTATAAGTTGTACACGCCTGCTACTAGTTATCCTCATATATTATTGCTGTAACAAGCTTGCTACAAGCTATGTTTATACAACATTGCTATAAGTTGTATACGCCTGCTACTAGTTATTCTCATATATTATTGCTGTAACAAGCTTGCTACAAGTTTTGAATGGTGAAGTGTTTTCATATTCTATACCCAAgtttcttaatttgtttgtttacattttcatttCCTTATTTAATAATCAGGTTTTAGATCTTTTAGAATTACATTTAGTTTATCttgtttctttctattttatcaaCTTACTCTAACTGATTCTTACGCTTCCtaggaataattattttaactccAGAGGTAACATCTTCACCCAAGTTGTAATTACTTAATCAACAACAACTGAAACTCTAAGGTGAACGTTAGGCCTATAATAGGTAATGAGACGTCacgtaatatttaaatacatattctCACAATCTACTCAACTCTTTATAAATTTCCAGccataaataagttattaaagtCGGATTAACTTTCTGAGGAAACCAGGTGATACATATGTTGTACCCTCTATAACTTTCTTCCGTGATTTCTTGAGAGACATTTATGAATAAAATTGAATGTAACTTTTCTAACGTGATTACCAAccaattgtttgttatatttttagtcACAGCAAAGCGGCTCATAGAATGACGCCGAGTttctcaagtacaaacttttagttcatagctcCGTAACAAATTTTGTTGCAGTTTTGTACTCAGAAGATAAAACCATTTCGATTGATGTTTCACCACGCACAAGGTGTGATACATTAATTTACTTTGATCCCACctgaaagaattttaattttcgCGGCATCATATCTATGTCCTGGCTGAGGCTTAGAGGCTGACGATTTTCCAGCGTAAGGTCGTGGTTATCTCTGAGAATTATAGAGTATATTACCAGTAGAGTTTTAAGATGTTGGAAGCAACTCTTGTCCAGATATTGGTTCGTGTTTTTTCAGTTTtcgaaaataatgttttgttggaTTCACCACtgattttaaatagtaataaagaaTGTTCTATTGGATTCATctgtgtttataaatgttttgagTAAGCTATGTAGCACCTTTAACATTTCTAGGGAATAATTACAAaacgaaatatttaattatttgcttCATTACGTTTTAAGTAAGGTGGTCATTTTTGGCTTCTGGTCCAGCCTTAAGGACTATACTGTAaccattttttatattgttaaaaatcatgtTCTTACATAGATAagtatataacaatacaacaagcAGAACTTATGTTCTcgagcatgttttatgtgtgATATTTTGTTTAACCATGATAACAAATGAAAATGGACAAAGTTCAGTTAATATCTTAccagttatttttgttgttgaggTCAGACTTATGGTTGTTGATTTGTTCTTATAGCTGTACAAAGCCTGTGCGGTCGACAACGAGTTAGAAATAGTCGTATTGTCAGAGGCTCAGATGCTTATGATGGAGAGTTCCCTTGGgcagtaagttatttattataattttctttgaagGATCTTACAGAGATTCGGTATTTGTTgatgtttgtgtattttgaaaatattggtAGTTGCTTTAGTGATACCGCATATGTCAATGAGTGTCGAATTCTCTGTCGATCGTCTTTATCTTATAATTGGTTGGCTCTTACATTGTTTGAATCTcattatatcattatttattaatctctgatatttcaaaataaataaccagTTTTTACACTCACGATAAAACTGAATGACGATACACTACGTTTATTAGGGGGAAAAGATAtgatttaaactgtatttattatggGTAAAAAAAAACGACGTATAGTGTGTCAAAAGATTCCAGGcctataacaaaaataaaatatttattgctgaGATGATGTCCTTACACGTGTAGATAAAAACTGTTGGCTTTTAGACACTGGACAATGCGTAACATAATATTTCCCCCAATCTTATATGACTGTCTGTCATATAAACAAGAAAGAAGGTTGATAACAtttgacttttttgttgttgttaaattatttctatttttcaagAGTTATAGTTTGGTAGCTCCTTTCACATTGTTTTCATGATAACTACGAAAAATGAATTACTACATCCGCTCATTACGGATAGTGAAAAGGTGATTTATGTGAAAGTGTAAAATCTACGTCTTACTAAAATTGTACATTTGTATCCTAATCAACTGTACATATGAATACCCAACTGAAAACCATACGATGGCGACTTAAGTGATTATTCAAGTATGGTACATTTTAACTCATTGATTATATAAAgtgttaattattacattttatttgtttacaaataaaaaatgtcgTTTCGCCTTATACCATTTTTTATTGCAATTTTCCTTGTGTAGGTTTCTATTCGATTCAACAAAGAACATCATTGTGGGGGAACAATTTTAAATGAACGGTGGATTCTAACGGCAGCTCACTGTGTGCACTTGTAAGTAGATGTTTAAGGTTTACTAAAAACATCCAGTGATTTTTTTGATGACTCGATGATgaactttttgtgtgtgtttttttacgtttatatttatctgtgaaaaaaaaaacacgtcgcGAATGGTTCCGTGTGTTTCTAGCATCCTctattaaaatacaacataaaacttACGAAGTCACTGTAAATATAAAGCTCGTTCTATTAATAGTTACTAATCCAGTCGTTTTATATGTATCCAGCAATGAGATGAACTGTACACGTAATGACTTTTTGACTTAATGGTTAAGCCTTCCATCTGGCTATAAAATTCTgtgttgaatatacaatttttttattataatataaccgAGTAAGTTTACCTAGTGCCTGTTTAACAATAAGTTTTGAAAGcgagatatatattttttacaaatcaaTAGTTAAAAACTATAAGAAAACCAACATCATCCTCACGAGTGTTTCCAAGTACAAACGATTAACACATAGGTCTGTCATCTATTGACCGATTTGAGAACTAATTTCAGCGTTAGACTTGAAAGGTCAAACGCTGTAGATTGATGTGTTTAACCACACTCAAGGTCTCATATATTAATTTGCTGTAATCCtgcttaaaaataatttcagtttgagggtagtcTGATGAAGAtactgataagtaataaaatcgaacCAGCATACCTGCTACccatgcttggtattgctggtaCACAAAACTATATctaataaaaaggaagaaaatgttttatagattaatttgCTCTAATACTACCTGAAATAATTCCAAGTTCGCGGCTACTGAAGAAACAACCCGCTAGTGGCAAATAGTCCAGTTGTTTAAGGTTTTGGTTTTACACTCTGATCTGTACACTGGTGCTTGGGAAGTATTCACTTTATTCTCTACACTGGTGCTTGGGAAGTATTCACTTTATTCTCTACACTGGTGTTTGTAAAGTATTCTAGATTTTATTATATAGAATGGTGCTTGGCAAGAATTTTAGTCTGACTTAAGTTACATGATATGCACGAAAACCTGAAAATTGACAAGTAGTATTGAAAGACATGTAATTTTTGCCAGATACACTGCCCGTCATTTTGTTGTGCGTGTTGGCGAGTTTGATTTGTCAGAAAAGGAAAATCATCAAACCGAAGATATCAATATCCAACAAATTATTGTTCATCCTAAATACTCTGATCCCAAGCGATATTATAACGATATAGCTATTCTGAGATTGGCAAAAGACATTACGTTTTCTGATTACGTCAGACCCGTTTGCCTACCGGAGGCCTCGAGCTCTTATGTAAACCAGGAAGGCACTGTCGTTGGCTGGGGCTTTAAAGAAGATCCGGACGCAGGTAAACGCTATTTCCTTTCTTTATTTGCTTCCAattaataataagattttaataaaaaagtaaatcaaTTTTCCATTCCCTAAAATGGTAGATTAGAAAAAATCACTTTTCTTTATATACTATCATTCAGTGAAAAAAGGACCATCTAGTGGGCAATAGTCTTATTATTTtcgttttaacttttttaatcgCTGCGTGGTGGgtgtttcagtttctttcttttt of the Tachypleus tridentatus isolate NWPU-2018 chromosome 13, ASM421037v1, whole genome shotgun sequence genome contains:
- the LOC143239584 gene encoding serine proteinase stubble-like; its protein translation is MYSVKVTEYLMFAFWTILTLVSSPIHSAAVQSLCGRQRVRNSRIVRGSDAYDGEFPWAVSIRFNKEHHCGGTILNERWILTAAHCVHLYTARHFVVRVGEFDLSEKENHQTEDINIQQIIVHPKYSDPKRYYNDIAILRLAKDITFSDYVRPVCLPEASSSYVNQEGTVVGWGFKEDPDAGGERAKRLQKVNVPVMDFTQCENWYHEAGKLVTLQNGQMCAGFRKGGQDSCQGDSGGPLLVKEGDKFVIIGVVSAGIGCARPLLPGLYTKVSSYLDWIEQYIKNV